From a single Solanum dulcamara chromosome 4, daSolDulc1.2, whole genome shotgun sequence genomic region:
- the LOC129887638 gene encoding 60S ribosomal protein L30-like, with amino-acid sequence MVAAKKTKKTHESINNRLALVMKSGKYTLGYKTVLKTIRSSKAKLVIIANNCPPIRKSEIEYYAMLAKVGVHHYNGNNVDLGTACGKYFRVCCLSIIDPGDSDIIKSLPSDQ; translated from the exons ATGGTGGCTGCAAAGAAGACC AAGAAGACTCATGAGAGCATTAACAACAGGCTCGCTCTTGTTATGAAGAGCGGGAAATACACATTGGGATACAAAACTGTTCTCAAGACCATTAGAAGCTCCAAAG CAAAACTTGTCATCATTGCCAACAACTGTCCTCCTATCAGGAAGTCCGAGATAGAGTACTATGCTATGTTGGCAAAGGTTGGAGTTCACCACTACAACGGAA ACAACGTAGACTTGGGGACTGCCTGTGGTAAATACTTCAGAGTTTGTTGCCTCAGTATTATTGACCCAG GTGATTCTGATATCATTAAGAGCTTGCCTTCTGACCAGTGA
- the LOC129885133 gene encoding serrate RNA effector molecule-like isoform X2 yields the protein MAEVMDAPAEGLERRRERSKENPNKSTEEPPVSSPPPPPPPPPPRRGRDRDSRERRDDRDFDRRGGRGDYYDRNRSPPHPPPVRERDYKRGRPSHSPPPPLPPYRDRRGGYSPPHRRSPPFPPYKRSRRDDYDGRRGSPRGGFGHGDRSI from the exons ATGGCCGAAGTAATGGATGCTCCGGCGGAAGGTTTAGAACGTCGCCGTGAACGAAGCAAAGAAAATCCAAACAAGTCCACGGAAGAGCCACCGGTATCTTCTCCTCCACcgcctcctcctcctcctccgcCGAGGCGCGGCCGCGATAGAGATTCAAGGGAACGGAGGGATGACAGGGATTTTGATCGTCGAGGTGGTCGTGGGGACTATTATGATCGTAACCGGTCTCCTCCTCATCCTCCGCCTGTTCGAGAGCGTGACTACAAACGTGGACGGCCTAGCCATAgccctcctcctcctcttcctccttaTCGAGACCGCCGTGGTGGATATTCTCCTCCTCATCGCCGTTCGCCTCCATTTCCACCTTATAAGCGCTCGCGTAGAGATGACTATGATGGCCGCCGTGGAAGCCCTAGAGGTGGTTTCGGGCACGGCGATCGAAG CATATGA
- the LOC129885133 gene encoding serrate RNA effector molecule-like isoform X1 yields MAEVMDAPAEGLERRRERSKENPNKSTEEPPVSSPPPPPPPPPPRRGRDRDSRERRDDRDFDRRGGRGDYYDRNRSPPHPPPVRERDYKRGRPSHSPPPPLPPYRDRRGGYSPPHRRSPPFPPYKRSRRDDYDGRRGSPRGGFGHGDRRYMC; encoded by the exons ATGGCCGAAGTAATGGATGCTCCGGCGGAAGGTTTAGAACGTCGCCGTGAACGAAGCAAAGAAAATCCAAACAAGTCCACGGAAGAGCCACCGGTATCTTCTCCTCCACcgcctcctcctcctcctccgcCGAGGCGCGGCCGCGATAGAGATTCAAGGGAACGGAGGGATGACAGGGATTTTGATCGTCGAGGTGGTCGTGGGGACTATTATGATCGTAACCGGTCTCCTCCTCATCCTCCGCCTGTTCGAGAGCGTGACTACAAACGTGGACGGCCTAGCCATAgccctcctcctcctcttcctccttaTCGAGACCGCCGTGGTGGATATTCTCCTCCTCATCGCCGTTCGCCTCCATTTCCACCTTATAAGCGCTCGCGTAGAGATGACTATGATGGCCGCCGTGGAAGCCCTAGAGGTGGTTTCGGGCACGGCGATCGAAG atacatgtgttag